A single Mesomycoplasma bovoculi M165/69 DNA region contains:
- a CDS encoding SGNH/GDSL hydrolase family protein, which produces MKKSFILNKSVKGLIGAALLSSTVLVIAACNINQNNDNKSTQFNSSHKIQKTLIKKVKYLAIGDSVTAGFNLDNRIDSRGNMENGQVSGLSYPAFFAHYLQQINHDSLVSFDNLALSGTTVKNWLYLLDPENSEYKKFDKTFLKYANNIDKLTNSPYGKQISDVFGNFNSEKYPVFIQKIKEANLLTFTLGANDLFQSLNLSYLTSLTDNPGSKAVIAEQIQRDVAKALADIKANLTKFIAKLKEINPDLSINILGYQDLSSSAIKFVSSLLKNEFGFTQDFGHTIISSLNKNIKEVASHEEINYIDPYDQNDWQNNKIFGVDLDIHPSVKGYKKMAQALLYKLALDQSNLINLKGVDIDFLEKSKGDYARVLDIASNQDIVSKVSDASVLETSEFETQNEQKLTSYQASAQNMFVAFLDTNSVIEKWMINILSKSGDFQSIAKVFLKQNTADARNKTREFLKELVQSPILSQILEALRSYIEEVKEKNLWDKITFDSIIDGVSRKFLLEGGLPALINFVLSNKWVSQQPQVLKDALFKTVFGSTSIQNRVLSLFGDDNIDSNDWRVIFEFDSTKALFSKVLDELLDNGATYKNSTNFADLVTNFVKNDANQSVIIDFVQNFTTEALKQPVFTTLLVDLIDKQVNIKLSEEEKNGISSALLGISENITSTRTFKNLAKTIAISLTNGLKNINSNFDKTELTDLFVGTMATSFKNFFSDKSNLLILVQDLLQSKLNEKQVEFLSKLLQKLSSIIPSLELSTFYSTSAKNYSVVKIIFDSAKEFLQEDSFKQINKLFETALKDFFITHRDKYSSSIDFDSFVFQLVANNADELKEIIYNFLLSQGKKDNFSSAVGTLLSGLLDKYNYKSETKSTIAKIITGILEDFAKHDKEANKDNIITLLLDKFVKEMKDYVTKNNAGQDLAKDGYNKSSDTNGQTKYADQYLTLRRKLNFNDFLAQFGQNTLKDSSFLYSTLKSFARVFETGQNKLTTDELANAIFDILHSKPVLEYFKNIIPAGNDEQLRQELANIIEKFLNSNAFLELLKGGMEFIFNTKNLEQHKTLSDLLLAFLKEKHDLVEKAIAIFITSDDGSSSLNNILDRLLKANDISLESSNLETLQQIIKDFAHQTSLAIQNKTQDNYKPLTINAAISFVITKLFSSNQQEFNNSLTDLVSSFVYDISHIYFKNPTDSQHTKINAGKLLTLVKGFLNTQFATKAFNEKFGTETGPQIKALISSFLDIPGTQTFLTKIFELIAKQQVEQNKSLFEVLKEVVNDQEFKKIFVDFIKSINNNELASKLKPVLGKLLGVELDDQQIASFLKWVKLILTDNIDAKTHNYKDGNDLINTIIKVLNGLFEARKNNNNFDFAELQKHFGTEEFIVNFIKQLAATFGSGEKEEDKVNDEDRKHIGQLVISILKSSFIAKTIDSMDLSSLRTYLGEEYDTDVNHIKGFIKKLISQEGNVDFIVNLLNEVGKNIDKYKDATSIVDLLRKIIQNNKQLIEEYLWQLIDFAVNDADMGKIFAKIIAKQLKLDTAEMQEADYNFISGFLKGLIDRGKQSQIVTTILDEVVDQIGKSTETQFDSNFFTNIFNSISGAKLFNFDFVIKIDNELKQQATPVSSDEQWKKLDGKTDKSPFTAKEFAEFFDTILVKAPQWNKNKQDSGSVILKGLNNIPYTGFNFIDVIFSGGSSAKGAKTQLSSIADIFKQVYLSVKDKVNYSNFKDTAEGRTLYRLMFLTLFYAWESQFKNASYFIYSVGFYGGFGETSTASGQIIKAFKDALPNGSDKSEYDKFIDALKGDPWKKPNHWWEIGSWYKAYNVKPSDMLTMIYYNTSSNPFTNTKTKQAAKTEEPTLKDQILEQIRQGSFDGWENPKS; this is translated from the coding sequence ATGAAAAAAAGCTTTATTTTAAATAAATCAGTTAAAGGTTTGATTGGAGCAGCACTACTCAGCTCAACTGTACTTGTTATTGCAGCTTGCAATATTAATCAAAATAATGATAACAAATCAACACAATTTAACTCAAGTCACAAAATTCAAAAAACTTTAATTAAAAAAGTTAAATATTTAGCAATTGGTGATTCAGTAACTGCTGGATTCAACTTAGACAACAGAATTGATTCACGTGGAAATATGGAAAATGGCCAAGTTAGTGGTCTTTCTTATCCAGCCTTTTTTGCACACTATTTGCAACAAATCAACCACGATTCACTAGTTAGTTTTGATAATTTAGCTCTTTCTGGAACCACTGTTAAAAATTGATTATATTTGCTTGATCCTGAAAACTCTGAATATAAAAAATTTGATAAAACATTTTTAAAATATGCAAATAACATTGATAAATTAACTAACTCACCTTATGGCAAACAAATTAGTGATGTTTTTGGTAATTTTAACTCAGAAAAATACCCGGTTTTTATTCAAAAAATTAAAGAGGCTAACTTATTAACATTTACTTTAGGAGCAAATGATTTATTTCAATCCTTGAATTTATCATATTTAACTTCTTTGACTGATAATCCAGGTTCTAAAGCTGTTATTGCAGAGCAAATTCAACGTGATGTAGCCAAAGCTCTTGCAGATATTAAAGCCAACTTGACCAAATTTATTGCCAAGTTAAAAGAAATTAATCCAGATCTTAGCATTAATATTTTAGGTTACCAAGATCTTAGCAGTAGTGCTATTAAATTTGTTAGTTCCTTGCTCAAAAATGAATTTGGTTTTACCCAAGATTTTGGTCATACCATTATTTCATCACTAAATAAAAACATCAAAGAAGTTGCTTCTCATGAAGAAATTAACTACATCGATCCTTATGACCAAAATGATTGACAAAACAACAAAATTTTTGGTGTTGATCTTGACATCCACCCCTCTGTCAAAGGTTATAAAAAAATGGCTCAAGCACTACTTTATAAGTTAGCGCTTGACCAAAGCAATCTTATTAATCTCAAAGGTGTAGACATTGATTTTCTAGAAAAAAGCAAAGGTGATTATGCACGTGTTTTAGATATTGCTTCAAATCAAGATATTGTTAGCAAAGTTAGTGATGCATCTGTGCTTGAAACTTCAGAATTTGAGACTCAAAATGAGCAAAAATTAACATCTTATCAAGCTAGCGCACAAAACATGTTTGTGGCCTTTTTAGACACAAATAGTGTGATTGAAAAATGAATGATTAACATACTTTCTAAAAGTGGTGATTTCCAATCAATTGCAAAAGTATTTTTAAAACAAAATACAGCAGATGCTCGTAACAAAACTAGAGAGTTTTTAAAAGAATTAGTTCAAAGTCCAATTTTGAGTCAAATTCTTGAAGCACTGAGATCTTATATTGAAGAAGTTAAAGAGAAAAATTTGTGAGATAAAATTACTTTTGATTCCATCATTGATGGTGTCAGTCGGAAATTTTTATTAGAAGGTGGACTACCTGCACTTATTAATTTTGTGCTTAGCAACAAATGAGTTTCACAACAGCCACAAGTTTTAAAAGATGCATTATTTAAAACAGTTTTTGGCAGCACATCAATTCAAAATCGGGTATTATCACTTTTTGGTGATGATAACATTGATAGTAATGATTGAAGAGTTATTTTTGAATTTGACTCTACAAAAGCTTTATTTAGTAAAGTTTTAGATGAGCTTTTAGACAATGGTGCAACTTATAAAAACTCAACTAATTTTGCTGATTTGGTGACCAATTTTGTCAAAAACGATGCTAATCAAAGTGTAATTATCGACTTTGTGCAAAACTTTACAACAGAAGCTCTCAAACAACCTGTTTTCACCACTTTGCTAGTTGATTTAATTGATAAACAAGTCAACATAAAACTTAGTGAAGAAGAAAAAAATGGCATTAGTTCAGCACTACTAGGTATTTCTGAAAACATTACTTCAACAAGAACCTTTAAAAATCTTGCTAAAACCATTGCCATTAGTTTGACAAATGGTTTAAAAAATATTAATTCCAATTTTGACAAAACTGAGCTAACTGATTTATTTGTTGGCACAATGGCCACCAGTTTTAAAAACTTTTTTAGCGACAAGTCCAACTTACTTATATTAGTTCAAGACTTATTGCAAAGTAAATTAAATGAAAAACAAGTAGAATTTTTATCTAAATTATTACAAAAATTATCTTCTATAATTCCTAGTTTAGAACTTTCTACTTTTTATAGCACTAGTGCTAAAAACTATAGTGTTGTAAAAATTATCTTTGACAGTGCTAAAGAATTTTTACAAGAAGATAGTTTCAAACAAATCAATAAACTTTTTGAAACAGCACTCAAAGACTTTTTTATCACCCATCGTGATAAATACAGCAGCTCTATCGACTTTGATAGTTTTGTGTTTCAATTAGTTGCTAACAATGCTGATGAACTTAAAGAAATTATTTATAATTTCTTACTTAGTCAAGGCAAAAAAGATAATTTTAGTTCTGCAGTTGGAACTTTATTGTCTGGACTTTTGGATAAATATAATTACAAATCTGAAACCAAGAGTACTATTGCCAAAATTATTACAGGAATTTTAGAAGATTTTGCAAAACATGACAAAGAAGCTAATAAAGATAACATTATAACTTTATTATTAGACAAATTTGTCAAAGAAATGAAGGACTATGTTACCAAAAATAACGCAGGACAAGACTTAGCAAAAGATGGCTACAATAAAAGTTCAGATACAAACGGTCAAACTAAATATGCAGATCAATATTTAACATTACGTCGTAAACTAAACTTTAATGACTTTTTAGCTCAATTTGGCCAAAATACATTAAAAGATTCATCCTTTTTATATAGCACTTTAAAATCATTTGCTCGTGTTTTTGAAACAGGTCAAAACAAATTAACTACTGATGAATTAGCAAATGCTATTTTTGATATCCTACATTCCAAACCAGTGCTAGAATATTTCAAAAATATTATTCCAGCTGGTAATGATGAACAGCTAAGACAAGAACTTGCAAATATTATTGAGAAGTTTTTAAATTCTAATGCCTTTCTTGAACTCTTAAAAGGTGGGATGGAGTTTATTTTTAACACAAAGAATCTTGAACAACACAAAACCTTATCAGATCTTTTACTTGCATTTTTAAAAGAAAAACATGACTTGGTTGAAAAAGCTATAGCTATCTTTATTACAAGTGATGATGGTTCTAGTTCTCTTAACAATATTTTAGATAGATTACTTAAAGCAAATGATATTAGTTTAGAAAGCTCTAATTTAGAAACTTTACAACAAATTATTAAAGATTTTGCACACCAAACAAGTTTGGCAATTCAAAATAAAACTCAGGACAATTATAAACCACTAACAATTAATGCAGCAATTAGTTTTGTTATTACAAAATTATTTAGTAGTAATCAACAAGAGTTTAATAATAGTTTAACAGACTTAGTTTCTAGTTTTGTTTATGATATTAGTCATATTTATTTTAAAAATCCGACAGATTCACAACATACTAAAATTAATGCAGGAAAACTTTTAACTTTAGTAAAAGGATTTTTAAATACTCAATTTGCAACTAAAGCATTTAACGAAAAATTTGGCACAGAAACAGGTCCGCAAATTAAGGCACTCATTTCATCATTCCTTGATATTCCTGGTACACAAACATTTTTAACTAAAATTTTTGAATTGATTGCAAAACAACAAGTTGAGCAAAATAAATCATTATTTGAAGTTTTGAAAGAAGTTGTAAATGATCAAGAATTCAAAAAGATTTTTGTTGACTTTATCAAATCAATTAATAATAATGAACTTGCAAGCAAACTTAAACCAGTTTTAGGTAAATTATTAGGCGTTGAGCTAGATGATCAACAAATTGCTTCATTTTTAAAATGAGTTAAATTAATTTTAACTGATAATATTGATGCTAAAACTCATAACTATAAAGATGGGAATGATTTAATTAATACAATTATAAAAGTTTTAAATGGTTTATTTGAAGCAAGAAAGAATAATAACAATTTTGATTTTGCAGAATTACAAAAACATTTTGGAACAGAAGAATTTATAGTTAATTTTATTAAACAATTAGCTGCAACTTTTGGTAGTGGTGAAAAAGAAGAAGATAAAGTTAATGATGAAGATAGAAAACATATTGGACAATTAGTTATATCTATTTTAAAATCTTCATTTATTGCAAAGACAATTGATAGTATGGATTTATCTAGTCTACGCACATATTTGGGTGAAGAATATGACACAGATGTGAATCATATAAAAGGATTTATTAAAAAATTAATTTCACAAGAAGGAAATGTAGATTTTATAGTAAATCTTTTGAATGAAGTTGGTAAAAATATTGATAAATATAAAGATGCCACAAGTATTGTTGACCTTTTACGAAAAATTATTCAAAATAACAAACAACTAATTGAAGAATATTTATGACAACTAATTGATTTTGCTGTTAATGATGCTGATATGGGCAAAATTTTTGCAAAAATTATTGCAAAACAACTTAAATTAGATACAGCTGAAATGCAAGAAGCAGATTATAATTTTATTAGTGGTTTTTTAAAAGGTTTAATTGATCGTGGTAAACAATCACAAATTGTTACAACAATTTTAGATGAAGTAGTAGATCAAATAGGCAAAAGTACAGAAACACAATTTGATTCTAATTTTTTCACCAACATATTTAATTCAATTTCAGGTGCAAAATTATTTAATTTTGATTTTGTTATTAAAATTGACAATGAGCTTAAACAACAAGCAACACCCGTTTCATCTGATGAGCAATGAAAAAAATTAGATGGGAAAACTGATAAATCTCCATTTACTGCAAAAGAATTTGCGGAGTTTTTTGACACTATTTTAGTTAAGGCGCCACAATGAAATAAAAATAAACAAGATAGTGGTTCAGTGATTTTGAAAGGATTAAACAATATACCATATACAGGATTTAATTTTATTGATGTAATTTTTAGTGGCGGAAGTTCTGCTAAGGGTGCAAAAACACAATTGTCATCAATAGCAGATATATTTAAACAAGTTTATTTAAGTGTAAAAGACAAAGTTAATTATAGTAATTTTAAAGATACTGCAGAAGGTAGAACATTATATCGTTTAATGTTTTTAACACTATTTTATGCTTGAGAATCTCAATTTAAAAATGCAAGTTATTTTATTTATTCTGTTGGATTTTATGGAGGCTTTGGAGAAACATCAACAGCAAGTGGTCAAATTATAAAAGCATTTAAAGATGCACTTCCTAATGGTAGTGATAAGAGTGAATATGACAAGTTTATTGATGCTTTAAAAGGTGACCCTTGAAAGAAACCTAATCATTGATGAGAAATTGGTAGTTGATATAAAGCGTATAATGTAAAACCAAGTGATATGCTAACAATGATTTATTACAACACAAGTAGTAATCCTTTTACTAACACAAAAACAAAGCAAGCAGCCAAGACAGAAGAACCCACACTAAAAGACCAAATTCTCGAACAAATTCGCCAAGGTTCTTTTGATGGTTGGGAAAATCCAAAATCTTAA